From the Acidimicrobiales bacterium genome, the window CGAGGGGCGGACGTCGGGGGACCTCGCCCGGTTCCTGGGCGTCACCGAATCGCGCGTCAGCCAGCTCCGCTCCGAGGCCCTGGAGATGCTCAAGGTCGGCATCGAGGCGCAGTACGAGCCGACGGGCGGTGGGGGCGGGACCCACCGCCGGGTCGGTGTGCGTCTGTCGCAGCGGCGGGCCGACTACGCGGCCGCCATCGCCGACGCGTCGCCGTGGCAGTCACGCCTCGATCGTCGCTTCGACCAGGCGGGCCGCCGCTGATCTCCCGGGTCCGTCGGCTCGGCGTCAGCCGGGACGGCGGCGGTGGCGGAAGTAGAGGATGATCCCGCCGCCGACGATGACCGCCATCACGACGAGGAAGACCACGAGCCCTGCGGTGCTCTGCTCGGTGGCGGTCGAGGAGATGGGCGAGTCCTGGAGCGGGACCCTGGTCGTGGGCGGGGCCGTCGTCGGGGCAGGCGTCGTGGACCCGACGGGCTCGGGGGCGAGGGCGGCGTCCGGAGCGGCGCCGACGACGATCTGCGGGGCGGGGTACTCGGGTTCGGGGTTCGCGGCATCGGGAACCTGGATCCACGCCGACTCGGCACCGGGGCAGCCCTGGATCGTCGGGAATCGGACGACGGTGCCCTCGGGCTGGTCGATGGTCATGACGGCGACGAAGCTCGCCACCTGGGCGTCGGGGATCGATCCGCCCTCCCAGCGCATCTCCTCGTCGGTGACCGTCGATGTCCAGCCCGGTGGGTCCTCGGTGACGACGTCGCGGACCCCGGCGGGGATCTGGACCCGCAGGGAGGTGGTGGGCTGACCGGCGCAGCCGTGGTCGAAGCTGAACGTGACGGGGGTCCGACTGCCGGCTGCGACCGGTTCCTCGGACGACTGCACGTGTGCGCCCGCCGGGGCGGCGAGGACCGTCGTGGCGACGACCACGGCGAGGAGGGCGGGGAGGCGTCGACGCCGGCGCGTCGGATCCGTTCGGCTCATGATCGGGGGCTCACAGACGTCGGTCGGGTCAGCGGATCTCGACAGCGAACGGCGTGCGGAGTTCGCGGAAGTCGGAGGGACGGACGACGAGGTCGATCTCCCACTCACCGGGGATCGACAACTCGGATCCTTCCAGGACGAAGCTACCCGGGCCGACCTTCACGACCTCGCGCGCGATCGGGCCCAGTCCGGCGGCGGGAAGGCTGAACTCGGCTCGGAGGGTGGTCGCCACGTCCAGCACCCCACCGGCCTCGTCGAGGTACTGGACCCGGATCGTGTTCACCCCGGCCGCGGCGGGCGTGACCGTCATCGTGACGGTCCCGTCGTCCGCCGGTGCGGTGAGCTCGACCACGGAGGCTGCGCTGGCGACGGCGTTGCGGGCGGGCACCACGTTGACGAGCACGGCGGTCACGGCGAGGGCGGCGAGGAGCACGACGACCTCGCCGAGGACGTTGCTGCGCAGCCGCCGCCAGTCCGCCGTCGCCGTCCCGGGGTCGGCAGGTCGTCCGGCCGTGGCCTCGACGGCGCTCTCGGCCGGGCCCGGCTCGTCGTCGTTCGTGGTCAGGCGGGGAACCAGGCGGTAGCGGTTGTGGGCGGCGAGGGCGAGGACGACCACCACCAGTCCCACCTTGGTGAGCAGGAGCCGGCCGTAGGTGGTGCTCCACAGCGCGGTCGGGTCGCCGCCGGACTGGATCCAGGTCATGGCCACGCCGCTGACGAGCAGGACGACCACGCTGACCGCCGCCGCGGTGGAGAACCGGTCGAGCACGCCGAGTGTGGATGTGAGCAGCTCGCGGCGGGGGGCGGTCGTGGTCTCGACCTCGGGCCGGGTCGAGAGGGCGACGCCGCCACCGCCCGGCTCGACCGCGGGTGGATCCGGGGTCGCCTCCCCGGCGAGTCGGGACGCCCGGTGTCGCAGTGTGAGGGCCAGGCCCACCAGGCCCCCGAACCAGATGGCGGCGGCGGCCACGTGGGTGCCGTCGGACAGCACCGAGAGCCACCGGTAGGGCGACTCGATGGCGTGGCCCCACAGCACGAACGACACGGTCACGGCCAGTCCGCCGTAGAACGCACACCCCTGGGCGAGCAACAGGCGGTTCGTGTCGGTGGAGAGGTGCACCAGGGCGAGGCCGACGAGCAGGACCACCGCCGACCAGCCCAGGGTGTCGACGAGCACGGTACGGATCACGTCGAGGTCGGTCACGGCGTCGAGACCCCGACCGGTGGCCAGCGCGGCCTGGGCGGCGATGGAGCCGCCGATCCCGAAGAGCCCCGTGAGGGCGGCGATGCGCACGATCGGGGCGATGGACCAGCGATCGGAGCGTTGGTCGTGGAGGAACGCGAGGTAGAAGGCCAGACCGGCGGCCAGCAACGCCGCCACGAAGGTCACGAAGCGGGCGACGGCGCCGATCACCTCCCACGTGGGGTCGGTCCGGGCGCTGAGCCCGCTGACACCGGCGGCGTCGACGGGAACGCCGACCGCGAAGAGCACCGAGCCCGAGATGGCGTGGCCGTCGGTCGACACGACGCGCCAGGTGCCTACGTAGGTGCCCTCGTCGAGGTCGGGACGCAGCGCGACGCGCAGCACCCGGCCTCCGTCCCCGGTGACCGTCTCGCCGTCGTCCACGCGGTTCCCGTCGCCGTCGAGCACGCTCAACCCGCCGAGCTCGACGTCGACCGGCTCGCTGAACGTGACCGTGAACTCCGCCGGTGACTCCGGGACGGACTGGCCGTCGGTCGGCGTGGTGGTGAGCACGGACGCGTGGGCGGCGGCCGGACCGGTGGTCGCGACGAGCACGGCGAGGACCACCCCCACGAGGGTGGCCACGGCGAGGGCGCTGTGCCCCGACGCGGAGATGCGGCTCGTCACATCCCCATCCTCGCTCATGGTCCCCTCGGGATGCCCCTCGCGACCGGCTGCTCCGCCGCAGGGGGTTCAGGGGGGTGTCAGCGTGAGCGGTCCCGGCGACGGTCCGTGCCGGGTGGTCGATCCGTGGTCAGGGCCCGATCTATCGTCGAGCGAGGGGTCACCGAGCATGCAGACCGCGTCGCCAACCGGGGGTTCCGCCACGTCGGGCGGCCCGGCGCGGGCCGGCGCCGTCCTCGGCACCCTCATCGTCGTCGCTGCGATCGCCAACCTCCCGCTGGCGGTCGCCAACGTGGCGCTGCCGTCGATCGGGCTCGCCTTCGACGCGTCGCAGACCCAGCTGAACCTGGTGGCGGTGGGCTACTCGTTGGGCCTCGCGGCGTCCGTCCTGTGGCTCGGCGCGGTGGGGGACCGCTACGGCCGCAAGCGGATGTTGCTCATCGGCGTCCTGCTCTCGTTGCCGGCTGCGCTGGCGTCGGCGTGGGCGCCGGGGATCGAGCTGCTCATCGCGGCGAGGATCGTCGGGGGCCTGGCGGCCGGCATGGCCTATCCCACCACGCTGGCCCTGATCACCGCCCTGTGGCGCGAGGGGCCGGGGCGCACCCGGTCGATCGCGCTGTGGTCGGCGATCGGTGGCGCCGTCTCGGCCCTCGGCCCTCTCATCTCCGGCCTCCTGCTCTCCGACTTCTGGTGGGGTTCGGTCTTCCTCGTCACCCTGCCCCTGATCGTCGTCGCCGTCCCGCTGATCCACCGGCTGGTCCCCGCGCACGTCAACGAGGGCACCGAACCGGTCGACAACCTGGGTGGCCTCCTGTCGGTGATCCTCGTCGGTGCGCTGATCCTGGCCATCAACTTCGCCACCGTGCCCGACGCCGGGACCCTGGCGCTCGGGTTGACCTTCGTGGCGGCGGCGGCGGTCATCGGGTTCGTGATCCGGCAGCGAAGGGCCGCGAACCCACTCTACGACCTCCACGTCGCCGGACGACGCATCTTCTGGGTGGCGGCGTGTGCCGGCATCATCGTGTTCGGCTCGCTCATGGGCGCGATGTTCATCGGCCAGCAGTTCCTCCAGAACGTGCTCGACTACTCCACGATCGAAGCCGGGCTCGCAGTGCTCCCCGCCGCCGTGTTCATGGTCGTCATCGCCCCTCGCTCCGCGAAGCTCGTCGAGGCCCGGGGTGCACGGTTCACCCTCCTGGTCGGTTACTCCTGCGTGCTCCTGGGCTTCGTCACGATGCTGGTGACCTGGCGCGACGGGGTGTCCTACCTGCCGATCGGCATCGGGTACGCGCTCGTCGGTGCGGGCGTGGGCTTCGCGGGTACGCCGGCGTCGCGCTCGCTCACCGGGTCGGTGCCCGTGACCCGGGCGGGCATGGCCTCGGGCACCGCCGACCTCCAACGCGACCTCGGTGGGGCCATCCTCCAGTCGGCGATGGGCGCGCTGCTCACCGCGGGGTACGCCTCCGCCATGGCCGGGCTGATCGGCACCTCCCCCGACGCCGCGCAGGTGACGACCTCGGTGGAGGGCCAGCTCACGAAGTCGTTCAGCGGCGCCGAGGCCATCGCCGCCCAGTACCCCCAGTACGCCCAGCAGATCGTGGCCGGCGCCCGCCAGTCGTTCGTGGAGGGCCAGGACTGGGCGTACGTGGCGGGCATCGCCTTCGTCGTGGCGGGTGCCGCGCTCGTGTTCCTCCTGTTCCCGAAGCGTGACGCCGAGAGGGCCCTGCTCGCCGAGTACGCCGCCGAGGACGCCGCCGGTCAGAGCGCGGCGGCGTGACCGGCGAGGCAGGCGACCACGGCCTCGTGCACCAGGCCGTTGGTGGCCACCCCCGACACGGGCGCGCCCGGTGACAGCACCGGCTCGCGTCCGGCGGGATCGGTGAAGCGGCCCCCCGCCTCGGCCAGGATCACCGGCATCGGGGCGAGGTCCCAGAGCGAGACGAGACCGTCGACCATGGCCTCGATGGCTCCGGTCGCCACCATGGCGTAGCCGAAGCCGTCACCCCAGGTGCGCACCTGGAACCCCGCGTGCTTCACGGCGAGCAGATCGTCGTCGGGCCAGCGCGTGACGTCACTCGTGGAGAGCACCGACTCGGACGGGTCGACGCGTCGGGACACCCCGGTGGGCCGACCGTCGAGGAAGCATCCCCGACCACGGCCGGCCCACACGGTGTGACCGAGGGCGGGCAGGTCGATCACCCCGATCGCCGGTCCGTGCTCGTCGTGCACGGCCAGCAGGCTCGAGTAGAGCGGGATCCCCCGGGTGAAGGCCTTGGTGCCGTCGATCGGGTCGATGATCCACGTCCGTCCCGAGGTGCCGAGCAGGTCGGGCTCCTCCTCGCCGAGGACGGTGTCGTTCGGGTGCGAGCCGGCGAGCCGCTCCCGCACCAGGCGCTCGGCGGCGCGGTCCGCCTCGGTGACCGGGGTGCCGTCGCCCTTGGCGTCCACCGCCAGTCCGGGCTGGGCGAACCACCGCAGGGTGTACGCGCCTGCGGCCCGTGAGATGCTCACCGCCTCGTCGAGCAGGTCGACGTCGACGGGAGGGACGGTGACGGACATGCCAGCATCGTGCCACGGGCGCGGTCTCGTCCCGATCGCCCTGCCCGAGGAGAGCCGATGCCCGACGACGTCCACCTGCCCGACGCGCCGCTGCCGGTCTTCGACCCGTTCGCCGCAGGGTTCTTCGACGACCCGTACCCCACCTATGCCCGTCAGCGCGAGGCGGACCCGGTTCATCTCAGCCCGCTCGGCCCGTGGATCCTGTTCCGGCACGGGGACGCCTCGGCGCTGCTGCGCGACCCGAGCCTGAGCGTCGACGTCCGCAAGGCGGTGGAGATCGATCCCCGCTCCCGTCGCCGCCGGGACGAGATGCTCGACGACCTCTTCCCGGGCCGGGAGCGCCGGGAGGACACCTCGATCCTCAACGTCGACCCGCCCGACCACACCCGGCTGCGACGGTTGGTGTCGAAGGTCTTCACGCCGCGGCGTGTCGAGGACCTGCGGCCGCTGGTGCGCCGACTGGTCGACGAACGTCTCGATGCCGTCGCCACCGACGGTCGGATGGACGTCATCGCCGACCTCGCCTTCCCACTTCCGTTCGCCGTCATCAGCGAGATGCTCGGGATGCCCGAGGGCGACCGTGACGAGCTGCGGCGCTGGTCCCACTCGGTCGTGCAGCTCCTCGACATCACCCTCACCCCCGACGAGGTGCGCGAGGGCGTCGTCGCGGCCGAGAGGATGCGCGCCCACGTCGCCCGGGCGATCGCCTGGAAGCGGGAGCGCCCGGCCGACGACCTGCTCACGGCGCTCATCACCGCCGAGGACGAGGGCGATGTGCTCTCCGAGACCGAGCTCGTGGACCAGATCGTGCTGTCGTTCATCGCCGGCCACGAGACGACCGTGAACCTCATCGGGAACGGCACCCTCGCGCTGCTCCGCCACCCCGAGCAGCTCGAACGGTGGCGTGACGACGTCACCCTCGACGCCAACGCCGTGCACGAGCTGCTCCGGTTCGACTCCCCGGTGCAGTTCTCCCGGCGGATCGCACTGCACCGGTTGGAGATCGGCGGCCGGGTCATCGAGCCGGGCCGCTTCGTGATGACCTGCCTCGGGAGCGCCAACCGCGACCCGGCGGTCTTCGGCCCCGACGCCGACGTGCTCGACCTCGGCCGGCCGTCCGCCCCGTTGCACCTGTCGTTCGGCAGCGGCACGCACTACTGCCTCGGGTCGGCCCTGGCCCGGCTCGAGGGGGCCGAGGCCATCGGGGCGCTGATCCGGCGCTTCGACGGGCTGCGTCTGGCCACGGACCGCCCGATGTGGAACGGGCGCCTGGTGCTGCGGGGCCTCGACGCCCTGCCGGTCACCTTCTCGTCGGCCCGGTCGGTTCGGTCCGTCGCCGCGGTGCTCTCGTGACCGGCTCCGGCGGTTCCCCTCCCGGACGCATCGTGGGGCTGGTCGGTGTGTACCACGCCAACGGGTCGCTGACCGGCGAGCTGGCCTACTGGGTGGGGGCGCGCCTCGGCCGGGCCCACTGCGCCCTGTGCGACATCACCCACGGGACGTTCCGGGCCAAGCCGGAGTTCGCGCGCTGCCGCGCCGATCTGGCGGTGCCGTTCGAGACGGTGCACCTCGACGAGCGCAGCGCGGAGCTGGCGGTGGTCACCGAGGGCCACACGCCGTGCGTCGTGGCCAGGGTCGACGAGGGGGACGGTGGCGTACGCCACCGGGTGCTGCTCGGTCCAGACGCCCTCGAGGCCTGCCAGGGCGAGCCGGCGGCGCTGATGGGGGCGATCGAGGTGGCCGCCGCCGCGTCCTCGCTCAGCTGGGCCTGACGCCGACCTCGCGCAGCTGCCGGTACCACTCGCCGGCGACGAGGACACCGACACCCACCTCGGCGATGTCCCATCCCGGGACGAGGTCGAGCACGTGGGTGGTGTCGCCCTGGAGGAGCACGAGCTCGGGGCGCCACAGGGTCGGCGCCGGGCCGAGGCGCAGCTCGTGGGGTTCGGCGTCGAGCAGCACCATCGGCGGGCCGCGGCGGTCGGCGCCCGACGGCGTCGCGTCGGCGACGAAGCTCAGTCGGCCCGCGGCCCAGGTGAGCCGGCCGACCTGGCGGCGCCGCTCCCGCGCTCTGCGTTCGGGTGCCCAGGTGGCGTCCACGGCGACGGGGTCGTGGTCGGGGCCGGCGCGGAGGAGACGCCCGGGTGAGAGTGTCGTCTCCTCGGGACCGCGCCGCTGGGCCAGGGCGACGGTGTTGGCCCCGGCGAGCGCGCCGATCGCGCCGAGCGGGATGACGAGGAACCAGGGGCCGCCCGCCCCCAGCCCGACGGCGAGGGCGACGACCACCACCCATCCGATGGCCAGCTCGACCTCGCGACGCCGCCGACCCCGGGCCCGGAGCTCGCCGGGCTCGGGGTTCGCCGTGGTCATGGGTCGGTCACGGGGCGATCAGGCCGGCCCCGACGCCCCGGCGGCCTCGAGCTGGAGGCACCACTCCTGGGCGACGGTCGGTCCGACGAAGGTGGCACCGAGGTCCCAGACGGGGAACAGCCGGATGGTGTGGACGCCGCTCGCCAGCTCGACGTCGAGCTGGGGGCGCAGGAAGCTCGGGACGGTGGGGAGGCCGATCTGGGTGATGGCCACGTCGAAGCCGGTGTCGCCGTCGGCGGTCTCGAACGACAGCCGCCCGGCCGCGGCACGCAGGACGCCCGACTGGGCGGTCCCCGGACGGGCCCCGCCCGGCGGGACCCACTGGCCCGGGGCGGTGACCGGCCGGCCCTTCCGGGACGCCGCGATCGCGCCGGGCGCGGGCGTGAAGCGCTCCGGGGCCCGGGCGGAGAGGGCCAGGCGCGTGGTGGCGAAGGCGCCGAGGGCGAAGCCCACCGCGGGGATCCAGAAGACGAACTGGCCGACGACGACCGCGTTGTAGACGAACACGCCGACGAAGATCCACCAGAGGATCGTGGAGTACACCCGGCGCTGGCGGGCGCGGGTGGCGGCGGTGGGCCCGACGGGGGAGGGGGAGCGGGCCATCGGGGCTCAGCGGGCGGCGCGGGGGTCGTGGTCGAGGTGGGCCACGGCCGGCGCGGGACGCTCGGCGGGCGCGGTCGGCTCCGACACCGGCCAGCCGAGGTATACGAGGCCCACCAGCGTGTCGTCGCCCGAGAAGCCGCACAGCTCGATGATGCGGCGCGACCGGGCCGCCGCGCCGGTGGACCAGAGGGTGGCCA encodes:
- a CDS encoding YcnI family protein; this encodes MSRTDPTRRRRRLPALLAVVVATTVLAAPAGAHVQSSEEPVAAGSRTPVTFSFDHGCAGQPTTSLRVQIPAGVRDVVTEDPPGWTSTVTDEEMRWEGGSIPDAQVASFVAVMTIDQPEGTVVRFPTIQGCPGAESAWIQVPDAANPEPEYPAPQIVVGAAPDAALAPEPVGSTTPAPTTAPPTTRVPLQDSPISSTATEQSTAGLVVFLVVMAVIVGGGIILYFRHRRRPG
- a CDS encoding copper resistance protein CopC/CopD, yielding MTSRISASGHSALAVATLVGVVLAVLVATTGPAAAHASVLTTTPTDGQSVPESPAEFTVTFSEPVDVELGGLSVLDGDGNRVDDGETVTGDGGRVLRVALRPDLDEGTYVGTWRVVSTDGHAISGSVLFAVGVPVDAAGVSGLSARTDPTWEVIGAVARFVTFVAALLAAGLAFYLAFLHDQRSDRWSIAPIVRIAALTGLFGIGGSIAAQAALATGRGLDAVTDLDVIRTVLVDTLGWSAVVLLVGLALVHLSTDTNRLLLAQGCAFYGGLAVTVSFVLWGHAIESPYRWLSVLSDGTHVAAAAIWFGGLVGLALTLRHRASRLAGEATPDPPAVEPGGGGVALSTRPEVETTTAPRRELLTSTLGVLDRFSTAAAVSVVVLLVSGVAMTWIQSGGDPTALWSTTYGRLLLTKVGLVVVVLALAAHNRYRLVPRLTTNDDEPGPAESAVEATAGRPADPGTATADWRRLRSNVLGEVVVLLAALAVTAVLVNVVPARNAVASAASVVELTAPADDGTVTMTVTPAAAGVNTIRVQYLDEAGGVLDVATTLRAEFSLPAAGLGPIAREVVKVGPGSFVLEGSELSIPGEWEIDLVVRPSDFRELRTPFAVEIR
- a CDS encoding MFS transporter gives rise to the protein MQTASPTGGSATSGGPARAGAVLGTLIVVAAIANLPLAVANVALPSIGLAFDASQTQLNLVAVGYSLGLAASVLWLGAVGDRYGRKRMLLIGVLLSLPAALASAWAPGIELLIAARIVGGLAAGMAYPTTLALITALWREGPGRTRSIALWSAIGGAVSALGPLISGLLLSDFWWGSVFLVTLPLIVVAVPLIHRLVPAHVNEGTEPVDNLGGLLSVILVGALILAINFATVPDAGTLALGLTFVAAAAVIGFVIRQRRAANPLYDLHVAGRRIFWVAACAGIIVFGSLMGAMFIGQQFLQNVLDYSTIEAGLAVLPAAVFMVVIAPRSAKLVEARGARFTLLVGYSCVLLGFVTMLVTWRDGVSYLPIGIGYALVGAGVGFAGTPASRSLTGSVPVTRAGMASGTADLQRDLGGAILQSAMGALLTAGYASAMAGLIGTSPDAAQVTTSVEGQLTKSFSGAEAIAAQYPQYAQQIVAGARQSFVEGQDWAYVAGIAFVVAGAALVFLLFPKRDAERALLAEYAAEDAAGQSAAA
- a CDS encoding cytochrome P450; the encoded protein is MPDDVHLPDAPLPVFDPFAAGFFDDPYPTYARQREADPVHLSPLGPWILFRHGDASALLRDPSLSVDVRKAVEIDPRSRRRRDEMLDDLFPGRERREDTSILNVDPPDHTRLRRLVSKVFTPRRVEDLRPLVRRLVDERLDAVATDGRMDVIADLAFPLPFAVISEMLGMPEGDRDELRRWSHSVVQLLDITLTPDEVREGVVAAERMRAHVARAIAWKRERPADDLLTALITAEDEGDVLSETELVDQIVLSFIAGHETTVNLIGNGTLALLRHPEQLERWRDDVTLDANAVHELLRFDSPVQFSRRIALHRLEIGGRVIEPGRFVMTCLGSANRDPAVFGPDADVLDLGRPSAPLHLSFGSGTHYCLGSALARLEGAEAIGALIRRFDGLRLATDRPMWNGRLVLRGLDALPVTFSSARSVRSVAAVLS